One Coffea arabica cultivar ET-39 chromosome 5e, Coffea Arabica ET-39 HiFi, whole genome shotgun sequence DNA segment encodes these proteins:
- the LOC113743686 gene encoding uncharacterized protein isoform X2, translated as MASRLNSNSHTLPPSPQNPANKPPQLSSHWPENLSPLPPTSNSLTPEPKLIITGGSKLSGHVNISGSKNSALSILAATICCSGTTKLTNVPNVSDIRTMASVLESLGAEVEFCRNEAVVNANSISSVEPDSNGVGKIRGGFFVIGPLLTRFGEAVVALPGGCDIGSRPIDLYIRGLGALGAVLELRDEKVQAYASNGKGLVGARFQLDYPSVGATETLMMAASLAEGNTVLSNVAQEPEVIDLAHFLTRCGASIRGAGTHELYISGRGQLYGSCYSIMPDRIEAGSFMLAAAITRSCISLSPIIPSTISCLIEKLSSAGCKIVSYTDDTLEVSAIPEKCGDDLRGFDIKTGPFPGFPTDLQPQTMAFLSTCNGLSMVEESVFENRLGHVKELRKFGPRIQDCGSTALIFGKETGSFKGSQVMAADLRGGMSLVLAGLAAEGITEVSGISHIDRGYENMEMKLQNLGANVKRFESSTKACTITSYGIAQSE; from the exons ATGGCGTCAAGACTGAACTCCAACAGCCACACTCTCCCTCCTTCCCCTCAAAATCCAGCAAATAAACCACCACAACTCTCCTCTCATTGGCCCGAAAACCTCAGCCCCCTCCCCCCCACCTCTAATTCTTTAACCCCAGAACCAAAACTCATCATTACAGGAGGCTCAAAGCTCTCTGGCCATGTTAACATTAGTGGCTCCAAGAATTCAGCTTTATCAATTCTTGCAGCGACAATTTGCTGCTCTGGGACTACAAAGCTCACAAATGTACCTAATGTATCTGATATTCGAACAATGGCTTCTGTTTTGGAGTCATTGGGTGCTGAAGTTGAGTTTTGTAGGAATGAAGCTGTGGTTAATGCTAATAGCATTAGCTCTGTTGAGCCAGATTCAAACGGGGTTGGGAAAATTAGAGGTGGCTTTTTTGTCATTGGGCCGCTGTTAACTCGGTTTGGCGAGGCTGTGGTGGCATTGCCGGGTGGCTGTGACATTGGAAGTCGTCCTATTGATCTTTATATCCGAGGGCTTGGTGCTCTTGGTGCTGTTCTTGAGTTGAG AGATGAAAAAGTACAAGCCTACGCTTCAAATGGAAAGGGATTGGTTGGTGCGAGGTTCCAACTTGATTATCCTAGTGTTGGGGCGACGGAAACTCTTATGATGGCAGCATCTTTGGCCGAGGGAAATACAGTGCTTTCAAATGTAGCTCAA GAACCGGAAGTGATAGATCTGGCTCATTTCCTCACAAGATGTGGAGCTTCCATCAGAGGAGCTGGCACCCATGAACTTTATATTTCCGGAAGGGGTCAGTTGTATGGTTCCTGTTACAGCATTATGCCTGATCGGATAGAAGCAGGCAGCTTCATGCTTGCAGCTGCGATTACCCGCTCTTGTATCTCGTTGTCACCCATCATTCCTTCAACTATATCCTGTTTGATTGAAAAGCTTTCTAGTGCAGGCTGCAAAATTGTATCGTACACTGATGACACCTTGGAG GTTTCAGCTATCCCTGAAAAATGTGGAGATGATTTGCGAGGCTTTGACATTAAAACAGGCCCATTTCCTGGCTTTCCCACAGATCTCCAACCCCAGACTATGGCATTCCTTTCAACATGTAACGGTCTAAGTATGGTGGAGGAATCTGTGTTTGAAAACCGCTTGGGGCATG TAAAGGAATTGAGGAAATTTGGGCCCAGAATTCAGGATTGTGGAAGCACCGCTTTGATTTTTGGAAAGGAGACAGGAAG TTTCAAAGGTTCTCAAGTCATGGCAGCTGATTTACGTGGTGGAATGTCACTGGTTTTGGCGGGGTTGGCTGCTGAAGGAATAACTGAAGTAAGCGGAATTTCTCACATTGATCGTGGATATGAGAATATGGAGATGAAGCTTCAGAATCTAGGAGCTAATGTCAAGCGTTTCGAGTCCTCGACCAAAGCTTGTACAATAACTTCGTACGGCATTGCCCAGTCGGAATGA
- the LOC113688330 gene encoding alpha-1,2-mannosyltransferase ALG9, translating into MFKPPRHHQLTAKKQKQSRKFSLETTEVSRTMALATRQRRTPPTDLLTTSSSSSSSSYTKLDKPKKSDAGQDEVDRGLGWLLPLISLGMLRYMSSTTNIIHDCDEVFNYWEPLHYLLFKSGFQTWEYSSQFALRSYLYIIFHKLIASPASWWFGEEKVRVFYAVRIFLGLISTAADAALVVALSRKYGKRLASYALAMLCLTSGCFFASTSFLPSSFSMYAMSLSSALFLFEKPAMAVAIAATGVILGWPFSILAFLPITIYSLVKRFKEAFLSGLISSLALLVLSLVFDYYYYGKWTSSVLNLLVYNVLGGGESHLYGTEGPLYYLKNGFNNFNFCFLLALLFLVVLPVARKKYQPDLLVVISPIYIWIGFMSLQSHKEERFLYPIYPLICVAASAVIESFPDFFRDKHDPRNPSVLVKVAKFLRPVILGLILCVSHSRTFSLIHGYSAPLEIYKHFEHHDDVGTGSVVCVGSEWHRFPSSFFIPDYVAQVQWIDDGFRGLLPFPFNSTLGGTSAAPPYFNNKNKASDGQYLQDLEKCTFLVELQLQRPVLSRGSDLSKWEVVAALPYLDREMSPPLYRSFFIPHLWLQKNVFGLYKLLKRIPK; encoded by the exons ATGTTCAAACCACCACGGCACCACCAGCTGACGGCAAAAAAGCAAAAGCAGAGTCGTAAATTCTCATTAGAAACCACAGAAGTTTCCAGAACAATGGCTTTAGCGACGAGGCAAAGGCGGACGCCACCGACCGATCTCTTGACGACGTCGTCAAGTTCGTCGTCCTCTTCGTATACGAAGCTCGATAAGCCGAAGAAATCCGACGCCGGACAAGATGAGGTCGACCGCGGGTTAGGATGGTTGTTGCCGTTGATTTCTCTCGGAATGCTGAGATACATGAGCTCTACGACGAATATAATTCACGATTGCGATGAGGTCTTCAATTATTGGGAGCCTCTTCACTATCTCCTTTTCAAGTCTGgcttccaaacttgggaataTAG CTCCCAATTTGCACTGCGCTCGTATCTTTACATTATTTTCCACAAGTTAATCGCATCCCCTGCTTCCTGGTGGTTTGGTGAGGAAAAA GTCAGGGTATTTTATGCTGTGAGAATTTTTCTTGGACTCATCTCCACCGCAGCAGATGCTGCTCTTGTGGTTGCCCTGTCCAGAAAGTATGGAAAACGTCTTGCATCTTATGCGCTTGCCATGCTATGCCTAACCAGTGGCTGTTTCTTTGCTAGTACTA GTTTTCTGCCTAGTTCGTTCTCCATGTATGCTATGTCTCTTTCCTCagcactttttctttttgagaagcCTGCCATGGCAGTTGCTATTGCAGCAACTGGAGTTATTCTTGGCTGGCCATTCTCGATCTTGGCATTTCTTCCAATAACTATCTACTCCCTCGTTAAAAGGTTTAAAGAAGCATTCCTTTCAGGGCTAATCAGTTCCCTTGCACTGTTG GTGCTCTCCCTCGTGTTTGACTACTACTACTATGGAAAGTGGACATCATCGGTTCTGAATCTCTTGGTGTATAATGTCTTAGGTGGTGGGGAGAGTCATTTGTATGGTACTGAAGGGCCGCTGTATTACCTGAAGAATGGCTTTAATAACTTTAACTTCTGCTTCCTTCTTGCCCTGCTGTTCCTTGTGGTTCTTCCTGTTGCAAGAAAGAAGTATCAACCAGATTTATTGGTCGTCATCTCTCCTATCTATATATGGATAGGTTTCATGTCTCTGCAGTCTCACAAAGAAGAAAG GTTTCTCTATCCAATTTATCCCCTTATCTGTGTTGCTGCTTCAGCTGTCATTGAGAGCTTTCCTGATTTTTTCCGGGATAAGCATGATCCACGCAACCCATCCGTGCTTGTCAAG GTTGCTAAATTTCTGAGACCTGTGATTCTTGGCTTAATTTTGTGTGTTTCCCATTCTCGGACATTTTCCCTGATTCATGGCTATTCCGCACCTTTAGAGATTTACAAGCATTTTGAGCATCATGATGATGTAGGAACTG GTTCTGTTGTTTGTGTTGGGAGTGAGTGGCACCGCTTTCCTTCATCTTTTTTCATTCCTGATTATGTGGCCCAAGTTCAGTGGATAGATGATGGGTTCAGGGGTCTTCTTCCATTCCCTTTTAACTCTACCTTGGGTGGAACTTCAGCAGCACCGCCTTATTTCAACAATAAGAACAAGGCATCGGATGGCCAATAT CTCCAGGATCTTGAGAAGTGCACTTTCCTTGTAGAGCTTCAGCTTCAACGGCCGGTCCTTTCCCGTGGAAGTGACTTGTCGAAGTGGGAG GTTGTTGCAGCATTACCATATCTCGACAGGGAAATGTCACCTCCCCTTTACCGCTCTTTCTTTATCCCCCATCTTTGGCTGCAGAAGAATGTCTTTGGCCTATACAAGCTGCTGAAGAGAATACCAAAATAG
- the LOC113743686 gene encoding uncharacterized protein isoform X1, whose amino-acid sequence MASRLNSNSHTLPPSPQNPANKPPQLSSHWPENLSPLPPTSNSLTPEPKLIITGGSKLSGHVNISGSKNSALSILAATICCSGTTKLTNVPNVSDIRTMASVLESLGAEVEFCRNEAVVNANSISSVEPDSNGVGKIRGGFFVIGPLLTRFGEAVVALPGGCDIGSRPIDLYIRGLGALGAVLELRDEKVQAYASNGKGLVGARFQLDYPSVGATETLMMAASLAEGNTVLSNVAQEPEVIDLAHFLTRCGASIRGAGTHELYISGRGQLYGSCYSIMPDRIEAGSFMLAAAITRSCISLSPIIPSTISCLIEKLSSAGCKIVSYTDDTLEVSAIPEKCGDDLRGFDIKTGPFPGFPTDLQPQTMAFLSTCNGLSMVEESVFENRLGHVKELRKFGPRIQDCGSTALIFGKETGSSFKGSQVMAADLRGGMSLVLAGLAAEGITEVSGISHIDRGYENMEMKLQNLGANVKRFESSTKACTITSYGIAQSE is encoded by the exons ATGGCGTCAAGACTGAACTCCAACAGCCACACTCTCCCTCCTTCCCCTCAAAATCCAGCAAATAAACCACCACAACTCTCCTCTCATTGGCCCGAAAACCTCAGCCCCCTCCCCCCCACCTCTAATTCTTTAACCCCAGAACCAAAACTCATCATTACAGGAGGCTCAAAGCTCTCTGGCCATGTTAACATTAGTGGCTCCAAGAATTCAGCTTTATCAATTCTTGCAGCGACAATTTGCTGCTCTGGGACTACAAAGCTCACAAATGTACCTAATGTATCTGATATTCGAACAATGGCTTCTGTTTTGGAGTCATTGGGTGCTGAAGTTGAGTTTTGTAGGAATGAAGCTGTGGTTAATGCTAATAGCATTAGCTCTGTTGAGCCAGATTCAAACGGGGTTGGGAAAATTAGAGGTGGCTTTTTTGTCATTGGGCCGCTGTTAACTCGGTTTGGCGAGGCTGTGGTGGCATTGCCGGGTGGCTGTGACATTGGAAGTCGTCCTATTGATCTTTATATCCGAGGGCTTGGTGCTCTTGGTGCTGTTCTTGAGTTGAG AGATGAAAAAGTACAAGCCTACGCTTCAAATGGAAAGGGATTGGTTGGTGCGAGGTTCCAACTTGATTATCCTAGTGTTGGGGCGACGGAAACTCTTATGATGGCAGCATCTTTGGCCGAGGGAAATACAGTGCTTTCAAATGTAGCTCAA GAACCGGAAGTGATAGATCTGGCTCATTTCCTCACAAGATGTGGAGCTTCCATCAGAGGAGCTGGCACCCATGAACTTTATATTTCCGGAAGGGGTCAGTTGTATGGTTCCTGTTACAGCATTATGCCTGATCGGATAGAAGCAGGCAGCTTCATGCTTGCAGCTGCGATTACCCGCTCTTGTATCTCGTTGTCACCCATCATTCCTTCAACTATATCCTGTTTGATTGAAAAGCTTTCTAGTGCAGGCTGCAAAATTGTATCGTACACTGATGACACCTTGGAG GTTTCAGCTATCCCTGAAAAATGTGGAGATGATTTGCGAGGCTTTGACATTAAAACAGGCCCATTTCCTGGCTTTCCCACAGATCTCCAACCCCAGACTATGGCATTCCTTTCAACATGTAACGGTCTAAGTATGGTGGAGGAATCTGTGTTTGAAAACCGCTTGGGGCATG TAAAGGAATTGAGGAAATTTGGGCCCAGAATTCAGGATTGTGGAAGCACCGCTTTGATTTTTGGAAAGGAGACAGGAAG TAGTTTCAAAGGTTCTCAAGTCATGGCAGCTGATTTACGTGGTGGAATGTCACTGGTTTTGGCGGGGTTGGCTGCTGAAGGAATAACTGAAGTAAGCGGAATTTCTCACATTGATCGTGGATATGAGAATATGGAGATGAAGCTTCAGAATCTAGGAGCTAATGTCAAGCGTTTCGAGTCCTCGACCAAAGCTTGTACAATAACTTCGTACGGCATTGCCCAGTCGGAATGA
- the LOC113687631 gene encoding protein AGENET DOMAIN (AGD)-CONTAINING P1-like encodes MAIRVGDSVEICCNEDGFLGSYYEAKIIAKRGKNKFLVEYKTLLKEDNEKELLKEVVEASTVRPLPPQINVSEFHVLEKVDAFDNDGWWVGRISGRAGYKYYVYFESSGDEFLYPFGSLRIHQEYENGQWIPANKRADT; translated from the coding sequence ATGGCCATCAGGGTAGGTGATTCAGTGGAGATATGCTGCAACGAAGATGGGTTCTTGGGTTCCTACTACGAGGCCAAGATTATTGCCAAACGGGGTAAAAACAAGTTCCTGGTGGAGTACAAAACTTTACTCAAAGAAGATAATGAAAAAGAGTTGCTCAAGGAGGTTGTTGAAGCTTCAACAGTCAGGCCTTTACCTCCTCAGATAAATGTCTCGGAGTTTCATGTTCTTGAAAAAGTGGACGCTTTTGATAATGATGGTTGGTGGGTTGGAAGAATCTCGGGTAGAGCTGGCTACAAATACTACGTGTATTTCGAGAGTTCAGGGGATGAGTTTCTGTATCCGTTTGGCAGCCTCAGAATTCATCAGGAATACGAGAATGGCCAGTGGATTCCTGCTAATAAGAGGGCTGATACCTGA